The bacterium genome has a window encoding:
- a CDS encoding SDR family oxidoreductase has product MQLEGKAAIVTGSGTGVGRATALALAESGCSVLVNYSRSKDAAEEVAAEAAGKGVQSLAVRADVSQDDDCRQLVETATREFGRLDILVNNAGTTSFIPHADLEKVSADDWTTILGVNLVGPFQCTRAATPALKADGGGQVINVSSVAGVYGTGSSIPYCASKAGLNILTVTLARVLGPEVQVNAVCPGFIDGTWLQGGLGAAFDPIKQAFAERSMLGAVCTPEDVKDAIFGFLLGSRLVTGEVLVVDGGAGKSG; this is encoded by the coding sequence ATGCAGCTCGAAGGCAAGGCGGCGATCGTCACGGGTTCAGGAACGGGTGTTGGGCGGGCGACCGCCCTGGCACTTGCCGAGAGCGGCTGCTCGGTGCTCGTGAACTACAGCCGATCCAAGGATGCCGCGGAGGAAGTCGCGGCGGAGGCGGCCGGCAAGGGCGTCCAATCACTCGCCGTCCGAGCGGATGTATCCCAGGACGACGATTGCCGGCAACTCGTCGAAACCGCGACCCGTGAGTTCGGAAGGCTCGACATCCTGGTGAACAATGCGGGCACCACCAGCTTCATCCCGCATGCCGATCTCGAAAAGGTCAGCGCAGACGACTGGACGACGATCCTCGGCGTCAATCTCGTTGGACCCTTCCAATGCACCCGCGCCGCCACCCCTGCCCTCAAGGCCGATGGCGGTGGCCAGGTGATCAACGTATCCAGTGTGGCGGGCGTCTACGGAACGGGCAGCTCGATCCCCTACTGCGCGTCGAAGGCTGGCCTCAACATCCTGACCGTGACGCTCGCCCGTGTGCTCGGTCCGGAAGTGCAGGTGAACGCGGTCTGCCCGGGCTTCATCGACGGCACATGGCTGCAGGGAGGGCTCGGTGCGGCCTTCGACCCGATCAAACAAGCCTTTGCCGAGCGCTCGATGCTAGGCGCGGTGTGCACGCCGGAAGACGTGAAGGATGCCATCTTCGGCTTCCTGCTGGGCTCGCGACTCGTGACGGGAGAGGTGCTGGTGGTCGACGGCGGCGCTGGAAAATCCGGCTGA
- a CDS encoding DNA topoisomerase VI subunit B: MTKQGSFAFTGAKGGKKPRATARKTPKKKVATKPATKKAGRKKAAQPSTKKAVRKKAAKPRGQTTAQEMAGKQRDISVSEFFAKNRHLLGFDNPSKALLTTVKEGVDNALDACEEAGITPDIRVEIHQKDETRFRIAIEDNGPGIVKSQVPKIFGRLLYGSKFHRLRQSRGQQGIGISAAGMYGLLTTGKPIVITTRTGARKPAHHFELVIDTKTNDPRVKKDLEVEWPAEHGTRVEIELEGAYRGGQHSVEAYIRQISLANPHARIEFLPPNPSKTNGSVLFDRVTEELPPETDEIKPHPYGVELGVLMQMFRDTKSRNVRGCLQADFSRVSGRIADEICTRAKVPSKRRPSEVTRDEAERIHKSIQATKIMAPPTDCIAPIGEDLLESALRQEVEADFYASVTRKPTVYRGNPFLIEVGLAYGGSLSADDSVTAYRFANRVPLQYQQGACAITKAITATDWKAYKMQQPRGAMPVGPMLLMVHIASVWVPFTSESKEAVAHYPEILKEIRLGLQECGRQVARHIRKQRREADEEKKRAYIVKYIPQVAVGLQEILGFADKERDKVVNNLTDVLEKSRKL, from the coding sequence ATGACCAAGCAGGGGAGCTTCGCGTTCACCGGCGCGAAGGGTGGGAAGAAGCCCAGGGCGACGGCCCGCAAGACACCGAAGAAGAAGGTGGCGACGAAGCCCGCCACCAAGAAGGCGGGGCGCAAGAAGGCCGCGCAGCCGTCCACCAAGAAGGCGGTCCGCAAGAAGGCTGCCAAGCCGCGCGGCCAGACGACGGCCCAGGAGATGGCCGGCAAGCAGCGGGACATCTCGGTCTCGGAGTTCTTTGCCAAGAACCGCCACTTGTTGGGCTTCGACAATCCGTCGAAGGCGTTGCTGACCACGGTCAAGGAAGGCGTCGACAACGCGCTGGATGCCTGTGAAGAAGCCGGCATCACTCCGGACATCCGCGTCGAGATCCACCAGAAGGACGAGACGCGCTTTCGCATCGCCATCGAAGACAACGGACCGGGCATCGTAAAGAGCCAGGTACCGAAGATCTTCGGGCGTCTCCTGTACGGGTCGAAGTTCCATCGGCTCCGCCAGAGCCGCGGCCAACAGGGCATCGGCATCAGCGCGGCGGGCATGTACGGCCTGTTGACCACCGGCAAGCCCATCGTCATCACGACCCGCACGGGAGCCAGGAAGCCCGCGCACCACTTCGAGTTGGTGATCGATACCAAGACGAACGATCCCCGCGTGAAGAAGGATCTCGAGGTCGAGTGGCCGGCCGAGCATGGCACGCGCGTCGAGATCGAACTGGAGGGCGCCTACCGTGGCGGCCAGCATTCGGTAGAGGCCTACATCCGCCAGATCTCGCTCGCCAATCCCCATGCGCGGATCGAGTTCCTCCCGCCGAACCCGAGCAAGACCAACGGTTCCGTTCTCTTCGATCGTGTCACGGAAGAACTGCCTCCGGAGACGGACGAGATCAAGCCCCATCCGTATGGCGTCGAGCTCGGCGTGTTGATGCAGATGTTCCGGGACACGAAATCCCGCAACGTGCGCGGTTGCCTACAAGCCGATTTCTCCCGGGTCTCTGGACGGATCGCCGACGAAATCTGCACGCGAGCCAAGGTGCCCTCGAAGCGCCGGCCGAGTGAGGTGACGCGCGACGAAGCAGAGCGCATCCACAAGAGCATCCAGGCGACCAAGATCATGGCGCCGCCGACCGATTGCATCGCGCCCATCGGTGAGGATCTGCTCGAGAGCGCACTCCGGCAGGAAGTGGAGGCGGATTTCTATGCATCGGTCACCCGCAAGCCGACGGTCTACCGAGGAAACCCCTTCCTGATCGAAGTCGGACTCGCCTACGGAGGCTCGCTTTCCGCGGACGACTCGGTGACGGCCTACCGCTTCGCGAACCGCGTGCCCCTGCAATACCAACAGGGGGCCTGCGCGATCACCAAGGCGATCACGGCTACGGATTGGAAGGCCTACAAGATGCAGCAGCCCCGGGGTGCGATGCCGGTGGGGCCGATGCTCTTGATGGTGCATATCGCCAGCGTCTGGGTTCCGTTTACCTCCGAGAGCAAGGAAGCCGTCGCCCACTACCCGGAAATCCTGAAGGAAATCCGGCTGGGCTTGCAGGAATGCGGCCGACAGGTTGCCAGGCACATCCGCAAACAGCGGCGCGAAGCGGATGAAGAAAAGAAGCGCGCCTACATCGTGAAATACATCCCGCAGGTGGCCGTGGGGCTTCAGGAGATCCTGGGCTTCGCGGACAAGGAGCGAGACAAGGTCGTGAACAACCTCACTGATGTGCTCGAGAAGAGCAGGAAACTCTAA
- the rfbC gene encoding dTDP-4-dehydrorhamnose 3,5-epimerase produces the protein MKFRKTSLAGVIVVEPDVHRDARGFFLEAYHEEKYRDGGITGPFVQDNHSSSKRGTLRGLHAQLAPSQGKLVRVVRGEVLDVAVDVRLDSPTFGQHHAETLGADTHRQLWIPEGFLHGFLVLSEEAEVEYKVTSPYSPSGEIAVAWNDLELAIPWPEGDPIVSERDASAPPLSAVRDRLPRS, from the coding sequence TTGAAATTTCGCAAGACCTCCCTCGCGGGTGTCATCGTGGTCGAGCCCGACGTCCACCGGGATGCACGGGGGTTCTTCCTCGAGGCCTATCACGAGGAGAAATACAGGGACGGCGGAATCACGGGCCCATTCGTGCAGGACAACCACTCCTCGTCGAAGCGTGGAACCCTTCGCGGTCTGCATGCCCAGCTCGCTCCGTCGCAAGGCAAGTTGGTTCGCGTGGTTCGCGGCGAGGTCCTGGACGTCGCGGTCGACGTTCGCCTCGATTCTCCGACCTTCGGCCAGCATCATGCCGAAACCCTGGGTGCGGATACACACCGGCAGCTGTGGATTCCGGAAGGCTTCCTCCACGGCTTTCTCGTGCTCTCCGAGGAAGCCGAAGTCGAATACAAGGTAACCTCGCCCTACTCCCCTTCCGGTGAAATCGCCGTCGCCTGGAACGACCTGGAGCTCGCGATTCCCTGGCCGGAAGGCGATCCCATCGTCTCGGAGCGAGACGCTTCCGCCCCGCCGCTTTCCGCCGTTCGAGACCGCCTCCCCAGATCCTGA
- a CDS encoding lysine biosynthesis protein LysW, whose translation MAKDLECPICNADIPLAGDEKKGEEIFCAYCRAPLIVQQGADDDELLLEEDY comes from the coding sequence ATGGCCAAAGATCTCGAATGCCCGATCTGCAACGCGGACATCCCCCTCGCCGGCGACGAGAAGAAGGGAGAAGAGATCTTCTGCGCCTACTGCCGGGCTCCGCTGATCGTCCAGCAAGGCGCGGATGACGACGAGCTGCTGCTCGAGGAAGACTACTAG
- the rfbA gene encoding glucose-1-phosphate thymidylyltransferase RfbA — MKGIVLAGGSGTRLYPITLGVSKQLLPVYDKPMVYYPLSTLMLAGIRDVMLISTPEDLPGFERALGDGSRLGISLTYAAQPRPEGIAQAFLIAREWIANEPVGLALGDNVFFGHGLPEVLQRAATRTEGGTVFGYQVRDPERYGVVEFDSTGRALNIEEKPEHPRTNWAVTGLYFYDAQVTSIAAELEPSPRGELEITDLNNLYLERGELQVEKLGRGFAWLDTGTHESLMQAGNFIQAVQERQGLMVSCVEEIAWRNGWISTEELMRIGHEMQKNEYGAYLQRIANEARD, encoded by the coding sequence ATGAAGGGAATCGTTCTCGCCGGTGGTTCGGGCACGCGGCTGTATCCGATCACGCTCGGTGTCAGCAAGCAACTCCTGCCGGTGTATGACAAGCCGATGGTCTACTACCCGCTCAGCACCCTGATGCTGGCCGGGATCCGGGACGTGATGCTGATCAGCACACCGGAAGACCTGCCCGGTTTCGAGCGGGCACTCGGGGACGGCTCCCGACTCGGGATCTCGCTCACGTACGCAGCCCAGCCTCGGCCCGAGGGAATCGCCCAGGCGTTCCTGATCGCGCGGGAATGGATCGCAAATGAACCCGTCGGGCTCGCGCTGGGGGATAATGTCTTCTTCGGCCACGGCCTTCCCGAGGTGTTGCAACGTGCTGCGACACGGACTGAGGGCGGAACCGTATTCGGCTACCAGGTACGCGACCCGGAGCGCTACGGCGTGGTGGAGTTCGATTCCACCGGGCGTGCGCTGAACATCGAAGAAAAACCCGAGCATCCCCGGACGAATTGGGCGGTGACGGGACTCTACTTCTACGATGCCCAGGTCACGTCGATCGCCGCAGAACTCGAGCCCTCGCCACGCGGTGAGCTCGAGATCACCGACCTGAACAACCTCTACCTCGAGCGCGGCGAACTCCAGGTCGAGAAACTGGGCCGCGGTTTTGCCTGGCTCGATACGGGCACCCATGAATCGCTGATGCAGGCCGGCAACTTCATCCAGGCCGTGCAGGAGCGCCAGGGGCTCATGGTCTCCTGCGTCGAGGAGATCGCCTGGCGCAATGGGTGGATCAGCACCGAGGAACTGATGCGGATCGGCCACGAGATGCAGAAGAACGAGTACGGGGCATACCTGCAACGCATTGCCAACGAGGCACGAGATTGA
- a CDS encoding DNA topoisomerase IV subunit A encodes MAARKKVTRKKVAPRKKAAPKRTPDAVIQKKVQEVRKKNAKLNALTVDLIKETAKGVHQRINRQGKPDLHFPIRSLKNVSYSQKKGYFEIGRQKKTRTLTVNTVKSFAQTLRMMGLSKEMVESNDFATKRDAYYQSKNWEDARFDEQSESDAVMDDIEAMFSIRGVSREQLRFVPDEHGGAVAGNLVVLDPDRETGEVERIDCTRFGSGAYSIPSTVEHLSFETDAKFILAIETGGVFQRLQSHKFWQSSNCILVSLAGVPTRATRRFIRKLSDECKLPVYAFVDCDPYGISNIYRTLKVGSGNAAHLSQFFCVPQARYLGVTPADIREYDLPTHPLHDVDVKRARDALKNDPFFQAHKPWQKALNDLLKMGVRAEQQALAKWGLNYVIEEYLPRKLANPGQFLP; translated from the coding sequence ATGGCAGCGCGCAAGAAAGTCACGAGAAAGAAGGTGGCCCCGCGGAAGAAGGCAGCTCCGAAGAGGACCCCGGACGCGGTCATCCAAAAGAAGGTCCAGGAGGTCCGCAAGAAGAACGCGAAGCTCAACGCGTTGACCGTCGATCTCATCAAGGAAACCGCCAAGGGCGTTCACCAACGCATCAACCGGCAGGGAAAGCCGGATCTTCACTTTCCGATTCGCTCGCTCAAGAACGTCTCCTACTCCCAGAAGAAGGGCTACTTCGAGATCGGCCGGCAGAAGAAGACCCGCACGCTGACCGTCAACACGGTGAAGAGCTTCGCCCAGACGCTCCGCATGATGGGTCTCTCCAAGGAGATGGTCGAATCGAATGACTTCGCCACGAAGCGGGACGCCTACTATCAGAGCAAGAACTGGGAAGACGCGCGCTTCGACGAGCAGAGCGAGAGCGACGCGGTCATGGACGACATCGAGGCGATGTTTTCGATCCGGGGAGTCTCCCGGGAGCAGTTGCGCTTCGTTCCGGACGAGCACGGCGGTGCGGTGGCTGGCAACCTCGTCGTACTCGACCCGGATAGGGAGACCGGCGAGGTGGAGCGCATCGATTGCACACGCTTCGGTTCGGGCGCCTACTCGATTCCCTCGACCGTCGAGCATCTCTCCTTCGAAACCGATGCGAAGTTCATCCTGGCGATCGAAACGGGCGGTGTCTTCCAGCGGCTCCAGAGCCATAAATTCTGGCAGAGTTCGAATTGCATCCTGGTCTCACTTGCCGGCGTGCCTACCCGCGCGACCCGGCGTTTCATCCGCAAGCTTTCGGACGAGTGCAAATTGCCGGTCTACGCGTTCGTGGATTGTGATCCCTATGGGATCTCCAATATCTATCGAACCCTCAAGGTGGGCTCCGGAAATGCCGCTCACCTTTCCCAGTTCTTCTGCGTACCCCAGGCCCGATACCTCGGGGTGACGCCGGCGGACATCCGGGAGTACGACCTGCCCACCCATCCGCTTCACGATGTCGATGTCAAACGGGCGCGAGACGCGCTGAAGAACGATCCCTTCTTCCAGGCCCACAAGCCCTGGCAGAAGGCTCTGAACGATCTCCTCAAGATGGGCGTACGCGCCGAGCAGCAGGCCTTGGCCAAATGGGGGCTCAACTACGTGATCGAGGAATACCTGCCCCGAAAGCTCGCCAACCCGGGCCAGTTCCTGCCCTAG